One window of the Archangium primigenium genome contains the following:
- a CDS encoding RNA polymerase sigma factor: MDVAVLPFPAFTELYRQYRTRALRIARRIVGDADDAEDVVQDVFTRLALRPQGLDGRASSGTWLHRVMVNSSINWLRARRRRERLHHEPEESASPEGQAVGAEMQRQFEQALGQVSEQQRQVLWLREMRGYSYPEIATLLRIPEGTVKSALHRGRQRAQEELEARGWRR, from the coding sequence ATGGATGTCGCGGTCCTCCCTTTCCCCGCATTCACCGAGCTGTACCGTCAGTATCGTACCCGTGCCCTGCGAATCGCCCGCCGCATCGTGGGGGACGCGGATGACGCCGAGGACGTGGTGCAGGACGTGTTCACCCGCCTGGCGCTGCGCCCCCAGGGCCTGGATGGCCGGGCGTCCTCGGGCACCTGGCTGCACCGGGTCATGGTCAACAGCAGCATCAACTGGCTGCGCGCCCGGCGGCGGCGCGAGCGGCTGCACCACGAGCCCGAGGAGTCCGCCTCGCCCGAGGGTCAGGCGGTGGGCGCCGAGATGCAGCGGCAGTTCGAACAGGCGCTGGGCCAGGTGAGCGAGCAGCAGCGCCAGGTGCTGTGGCTGCGGGAGATGCGCGGCTACAGCTACCCGGAGATCGCCACCCTGCTGCGCATCCCCGAGGGCACGGTGAAGAGCGCCCTGCACCGGGGCCGCCAGCGCGCCCAGGAGGAGCTGGAGGCGCGCGGCTGGAGGCGCTGA
- a CDS encoding sigma 54-interacting transcriptional regulator translates to MPELVFFRRGEEVLRVGMGRERMVLGRGDKSDVVIPDPEVSRRQVALAFDGAQCTLEDLSGKGTFVAGSPMTRGVLADGADLALGQWSAVFRLQGGGQGEGPTEVGSRTEAQPRDTATRWQPAQVRVRQGAQEAVHKLQSDSFTVGKDPTCDLVVQDPFISGRHLKVVRREGTFQVVDTHSTNGTWLGPVRVFEVQVGLPTTLRVGETDLILEPVSATRREQSFHGLIGSDASMRQLVDLIQRVAPSTAAVAILGESGTGKELVARALHECSQRVDKPFIPVNCAAISKELIESELFGHEKGSFTGATNARKGAFEEADGGTLFLDEIGELPVDLQAKLLRALESGEIKRVGASRPVHVDVRVVAATNRDLLSASREGRFREDLYYRLCVVPLHLPPLRSRKGDILALAENFLRLYTPRGQTVRLSPTAVERLQQHVWPGNIRELRNVVHRALLLRKGPSIEPADITFDQEVNRETGVAVPELPPGMTLEQMLLKLERQIVEAALRRYNNNRERVARELGVARSTLFKRLKEWGLTRQEQEEEPEA, encoded by the coding sequence GTGCCAGAGCTGGTGTTCTTTCGTCGGGGCGAGGAGGTTCTCAGGGTTGGAATGGGGCGCGAGCGCATGGTGCTCGGCCGGGGCGACAAGAGCGATGTCGTCATTCCCGATCCCGAGGTGAGCCGGAGACAGGTGGCGCTCGCCTTCGACGGCGCGCAGTGCACGCTGGAGGATCTGTCCGGCAAGGGCACGTTCGTGGCGGGCAGTCCCATGACGCGCGGGGTGCTCGCGGACGGCGCGGACCTGGCGCTCGGGCAGTGGAGCGCCGTGTTCCGGCTGCAGGGCGGCGGTCAGGGCGAGGGCCCCACGGAGGTCGGCTCGCGCACCGAGGCCCAGCCCCGGGACACGGCCACGCGCTGGCAGCCAGCCCAGGTCCGCGTGCGCCAGGGTGCCCAGGAGGCCGTGCACAAGCTGCAGTCCGACAGCTTCACCGTGGGCAAGGATCCCACGTGTGACCTGGTGGTGCAGGACCCCTTCATCTCCGGCCGCCACCTGAAGGTGGTCCGGCGCGAGGGCACCTTCCAGGTGGTGGACACCCACTCCACCAACGGCACGTGGCTCGGCCCGGTGCGCGTCTTCGAGGTGCAGGTGGGGCTGCCCACGACGCTGCGCGTGGGCGAGACGGACCTCATCCTCGAGCCGGTGTCGGCCACGCGCCGCGAGCAGTCCTTCCACGGGCTCATCGGCTCGGACGCGTCCATGCGCCAGCTCGTGGACCTCATCCAGCGCGTGGCGCCCTCCACCGCCGCGGTGGCCATCCTCGGCGAGTCGGGCACCGGCAAGGAGCTGGTGGCCCGCGCGCTGCACGAGTGCTCGCAGCGCGTCGACAAGCCCTTCATCCCCGTCAACTGCGCCGCCATCTCCAAGGAGCTCATCGAGAGCGAGCTGTTCGGCCACGAGAAGGGCTCGTTCACCGGCGCCACCAACGCGCGCAAGGGCGCCTTCGAGGAGGCGGACGGCGGGACGTTGTTCCTCGACGAGATCGGCGAGCTGCCGGTGGACCTGCAGGCCAAGCTGCTGCGGGCCCTGGAGAGCGGGGAGATCAAGCGCGTGGGCGCCAGCCGCCCCGTGCACGTGGATGTGCGGGTGGTGGCCGCCACGAACCGGGATCTGCTCTCGGCCTCGCGCGAGGGGCGCTTCCGTGAGGACCTGTACTACCGGCTGTGCGTGGTGCCCCTGCACCTGCCGCCGCTGCGCAGCCGCAAGGGTGACATCCTCGCGCTGGCCGAGAACTTCCTGCGCCTGTACACGCCGCGGGGCCAGACGGTGCGCCTGAGCCCGACCGCCGTGGAGCGGCTGCAGCAGCACGTGTGGCCGGGCAACATCCGCGAGCTGCGCAACGTGGTGCACCGCGCGCTGCTCCTGCGCAAGGGCCCGAGCATCGAGCCCGCCGACATCACCTTCGACCAGGAGGTGAACCGCGAGACGGGCGTGGCCGTGCCCGAGCTGCCTCCGGGCATGACGCTCGAGCAGATGCTGCTCAAACTGGAGCGGCAGATCGTCGAGGCGGCGCTGCGCCGCTACAACAACAACCGCGAGCGCGTGGCCCGCGAGCTGGGCGTGGCCCGCTCCACCCTCTTCAAGCGCCTCAAGGAGTGGGGGCTCACGCGCCAGGAGCAGGAAGAGGAGCCGGAAGCGTAG
- the gspN gene encoding type II secretion system protein GspN, producing MATENRIARWKLVLGYGVFSLLAFVLCLFLTFPYDTLRVRAVDAAADAGYALRVGSLRPGLRGLTATQVRLSKVPNGMTPELHSLLASNAKMMPGPEELGEPLTIDSVAVRPALLPPGVAFHARLMGGSISGHVGGLGDVKVAVALSNLDASGGNLKGFSGMDLVGKLNGSLDLVLPKTRGQPDLSLANGQLSLDTRGLIIQGGNVTVPMYGQPTPMDLPKIALGDLDTRIKIDKGLGTIETMQSKSEDLEIQGSGTVKLGQRLDVSQPDMSFKLNAEPDFTKRLGLLGAGLTMLPTDKADPKFRVAHLSGFFNRPTFGPPRGQMR from the coding sequence ATGGCTACCGAGAACCGGATCGCTCGCTGGAAGCTTGTCCTGGGCTATGGGGTGTTCTCGCTCCTGGCCTTCGTGCTGTGCCTCTTCCTCACCTTCCCGTACGACACGCTGCGCGTGCGCGCCGTGGACGCCGCGGCGGACGCGGGCTACGCGCTGCGCGTCGGCTCGCTGCGGCCGGGGCTCCGGGGGCTCACCGCCACCCAGGTGCGCCTGAGCAAGGTGCCCAACGGGATGACGCCCGAGTTGCACAGCCTGCTGGCGAGCAACGCGAAGATGATGCCCGGCCCCGAGGAGCTGGGAGAGCCCCTGACGATCGACTCGGTGGCGGTGCGGCCCGCGCTGCTGCCCCCGGGCGTGGCCTTCCACGCGAGGCTCATGGGCGGCAGCATCAGCGGCCACGTGGGCGGCCTGGGCGACGTGAAGGTCGCGGTGGCGCTGTCCAACCTGGATGCCTCGGGTGGCAACCTCAAGGGCTTCAGCGGCATGGACCTGGTGGGCAAGCTCAACGGCTCGCTCGATCTCGTCCTGCCCAAGACGCGCGGCCAGCCCGACCTGAGCCTGGCCAATGGTCAGCTCTCGCTGGACACCCGGGGCCTCATCATCCAGGGCGGCAACGTCACCGTGCCCATGTACGGCCAGCCCACCCCCATGGACCTGCCGAAGATCGCCCTGGGCGACCTGGACACGCGCATCAAGATCGACAAGGGCCTGGGCACCATCGAGACGATGCAGAGCAAGAGCGAGGACCTGGAGATCCAGGGCTCGGGCACGGTGAAGCTGGGTCAGCGCCTGGACGTGAGCCAGCCGGACATGAGCTTCAAGCTCAACGCCGAGCCGGACTTCACCAAGCGGCTGGGTCTGCTCGGCGCGGGCCTGACCATGCTGCCCACGGACAAGGCGGATCCGAAGTTCCGCGTGGCGCACCTGTCGGGCTTCTTCAACCGGCCCACGTTCGGGCCGCCCCGCGGCCAGATGCGCTGA
- the gspM gene encoding type II secretion system protein GspM encodes MDKLREMLNDAKAWFDRLTSRERSMVLATSGAVAAFVLFVILMSFSTTASGYRKRTDQKLDKLRQVQVLAASYREAAQERQGVEQQLTGSNVRLISYVEEKATLAGLSVPNMTPKNDVNLGDGQIVESSVELTFTDVDLRKLHDFLASVERGPGVVKVKSLRLEPHASTDTLTAWTTVATYKMKPQ; translated from the coding sequence ATGGACAAGCTGCGGGAAATGCTCAACGACGCGAAGGCCTGGTTCGACCGGCTCACCAGCCGCGAGCGCAGCATGGTGCTGGCCACGTCCGGCGCGGTGGCGGCCTTCGTGCTCTTCGTCATCCTCATGTCCTTCTCCACCACGGCCAGCGGCTACCGCAAGCGCACGGACCAGAAGCTGGACAAGCTGCGCCAGGTGCAGGTGCTCGCGGCGAGCTACCGCGAGGCCGCCCAGGAGCGCCAGGGCGTGGAGCAGCAGCTGACGGGCAGCAACGTGCGCCTCATCAGCTACGTGGAGGAGAAGGCCACGCTCGCCGGGCTGAGCGTGCCCAACATGACGCCCAAGAACGACGTGAACCTGGGCGACGGGCAGATCGTGGAGAGCTCGGTGGAGCTGACCTTCACCGACGTGGACCTGCGCAAGCTGCATGACTTCCTGGCGTCGGTGGAGCGAGGGCCGGGCGTGGTGAAGGTGAAGAGCCTGCGCCTGGAGCCCCACGCCTCCACGGACACCCTGACGGCCTGGACGACCGTCGCCACCTACAAGATGAAGCCGCAATGA
- the pilM gene encoding pilus assembly protein PilM: MARILGLDLGSHSVKGLLIDTNARASAVKAWGEVRRAEGERQETLRNALRELLARPELANPDHVVVALPGPSLVTHQLALPFSDPKRIDATIAFEVGSQLPFDLEEAVFDYQVASQVKDKGSELLVGVVRRQELATLMALLNELGVDPRVVTHPGITYQNLLLQQPESDESVAIVDIGHERTTLAIGRPGMGVEFARTFSGGGANLSRALATEFQTPLPEAHHWKESHGALASAAQAQGPEGERAATAFVRGLQPVLRELRPSFKAFTARSRRPVTSVLLCGGTARMPGLAEQLSRDLGLPTRVLSLPLGASVNLPEAEHPVAQQAYSLALRGQASGAKAPRFNLRRGEFAFKGDYDYLKDKVGLLASFAATLLLLLIASGVVRNSVLARREAQVDRVLCDVTQRILGSCEKNYDLALNRLKGVESPTAALPKLSAVNLLAELTQRVPADVPVTFDRIDIDLERISVRGVTDSSKQIDTIASAIRGHRCFKEVKEGKVEKTREGNKVSFRLDIQVQCEGQTQLAREG, encoded by the coding sequence ATGGCCCGGATTCTCGGTCTGGACCTGGGCAGCCACTCGGTGAAGGGGCTGCTGATCGACACGAATGCCCGCGCCTCGGCCGTGAAGGCCTGGGGCGAGGTGCGCCGCGCGGAGGGCGAGCGGCAGGAGACGCTGCGCAACGCCCTGCGCGAGCTGCTGGCACGCCCCGAGCTGGCCAACCCCGACCACGTGGTGGTGGCGCTGCCCGGCCCGTCCCTGGTGACGCACCAGCTCGCCCTGCCCTTCTCGGACCCCAAGCGCATCGACGCCACCATCGCCTTCGAGGTGGGCAGCCAGCTGCCGTTCGACCTGGAAGAGGCCGTCTTCGACTACCAGGTCGCCTCGCAGGTGAAGGACAAGGGCAGCGAGCTGCTGGTGGGCGTGGTGCGCCGCCAGGAGCTCGCCACGCTCATGGCGCTGCTCAACGAGCTGGGCGTGGACCCGCGCGTGGTGACCCACCCGGGCATCACCTACCAGAACCTGCTCTTGCAGCAGCCGGAGTCCGACGAGTCGGTGGCCATCGTGGACATCGGCCACGAGCGCACGACGCTGGCCATTGGCCGGCCCGGCATGGGCGTGGAGTTCGCGCGCACCTTCTCCGGCGGCGGCGCGAACCTCAGCCGCGCGCTGGCCACCGAGTTCCAGACGCCCCTGCCCGAGGCCCACCACTGGAAGGAGTCGCACGGCGCGCTGGCGAGCGCCGCCCAGGCGCAGGGCCCCGAGGGGGAGCGCGCCGCGACGGCGTTCGTGCGCGGCCTGCAGCCGGTGCTGCGCGAGCTGCGGCCGTCCTTCAAGGCCTTCACCGCGCGCTCGCGCCGGCCGGTGACGAGCGTATTGCTGTGTGGCGGAACGGCCCGCATGCCGGGCCTCGCCGAGCAGCTGAGCCGGGACCTGGGCCTGCCCACGCGCGTGCTGTCGCTGCCGCTCGGGGCCTCGGTGAACCTGCCCGAGGCGGAGCATCCGGTGGCCCAGCAGGCCTACTCGCTGGCGCTGCGAGGCCAGGCGTCGGGCGCCAAGGCGCCGCGCTTCAACCTGCGCCGGGGCGAGTTCGCCTTCAAGGGCGACTACGACTACCTCAAGGACAAGGTGGGGCTCCTCGCCTCGTTCGCCGCCACGCTGCTGCTCCTGCTCATCGCCAGCGGCGTGGTGCGCAACTCCGTGCTCGCGCGCCGTGAGGCCCAGGTGGACCGCGTGCTGTGCGACGTGACCCAGCGCATCCTCGGCAGCTGCGAGAAGAACTACGACCTGGCGCTCAACCGGCTCAAGGGCGTGGAGAGCCCCACCGCGGCGCTGCCGAAGCTGTCCGCCGTCAACCTGCTGGCGGAGCTGACGCAGCGGGTGCCCGCGGACGTGCCGGTGACGTTCGACCGCATCGACATCGACCTGGAGCGCATCAGCGTGCGCGGCGTGACGGACAGCTCCAAGCAGATCGACACCATCGCCTCGGCCATCCGGGGCCACCGCTGCTTCAAGGAAGTGAAGGAGGGCAAGGTGGAGAAGACCCGCGAGGGCAACAAGGTGTCCTTCCGCCTGGACATCCAGGTGCAGTGCGAGGGGCAGACCCAGCTGGCGAGGGAGGGCTAG
- a CDS encoding general secretion pathway protein GspK encodes MTNAPPQRPPRSQRRQRGVALIIAVVAITLLTVVATEFAYNTRVDLQLATNQRDEVQALYMARSGVALSRLLLRFQKQVDQMPIPNIGGMLSQLMGGAGAGGATPGAAGQQQPASSLNIQLWKLARVDCHMLRGLVPGGGEDGEGGDDAPGTAGPAGSALHEDEDVAAALADASPKRSFGSFSGCFLSTISDEEEKLNLLRLNAGQGDALPTAMRLMDMMSDKRFEFLFSRDDANKVRVTPQDVLIAIKDWIDENKTASALDLVSAAGPFVDGFSDEGSAYSRYDPRYEPKNARFDSLDELYRVHGVNDRFMAAFRDRLTVYPDQNSKPNVNTDDPLMMYMAILSAADPARPDPRLRDPVFVQELISRIRAARAFSFFGMGVADFVTAIESAGIAVNPAIRANVAGNRFLGDKSTTFTIKSVGEAGSVQKTLTAVIRLDDGLGKLVYWREE; translated from the coding sequence ATGACGAACGCCCCTCCCCAGCGCCCGCCCCGGTCCCAGCGCCGCCAGCGTGGCGTGGCGCTCATCATCGCGGTGGTGGCCATCACCCTGCTCACCGTGGTGGCCACGGAGTTCGCCTACAACACGCGCGTGGACCTGCAGCTGGCCACCAACCAGCGTGACGAGGTGCAGGCGCTCTACATGGCCCGCTCGGGCGTGGCGCTCTCCCGGCTGCTGCTGCGCTTCCAGAAGCAGGTCGACCAGATGCCCATCCCCAACATCGGCGGCATGCTCAGCCAGCTGATGGGGGGCGCGGGCGCCGGGGGTGCGACGCCGGGCGCGGCGGGCCAGCAGCAGCCGGCCTCCTCGCTCAACATCCAGCTGTGGAAGCTGGCGCGCGTGGACTGCCACATGCTCCGGGGTCTGGTGCCGGGCGGCGGCGAGGACGGTGAGGGCGGAGACGACGCACCGGGCACGGCGGGCCCCGCGGGCTCCGCGCTCCATGAGGACGAGGACGTGGCGGCGGCGCTCGCCGATGCCTCCCCCAAGCGCTCCTTCGGCTCGTTCAGCGGCTGCTTCCTGTCCACCATCTCCGACGAGGAGGAGAAGCTCAACCTCCTGCGGCTCAACGCGGGCCAGGGCGACGCGCTGCCCACCGCCATGCGGCTCATGGACATGATGAGCGACAAGCGCTTCGAGTTCCTGTTCTCGCGCGACGACGCCAACAAGGTCCGCGTGACGCCGCAGGACGTGCTCATCGCCATCAAGGACTGGATCGACGAGAACAAGACGGCCTCCGCGCTGGACCTGGTGTCCGCGGCGGGCCCGTTCGTGGATGGCTTCTCCGACGAGGGCTCGGCCTACAGCCGGTATGACCCGCGCTACGAGCCGAAGAACGCGCGCTTCGACAGCCTGGACGAGCTGTACCGGGTGCACGGGGTGAACGACCGCTTCATGGCGGCGTTCCGCGACCGGCTCACCGTCTACCCGGACCAGAACTCCAAGCCCAACGTGAACACGGATGACCCGCTGATGATGTACATGGCCATCCTGTCCGCGGCGGACCCCGCGCGTCCGGATCCCCGCCTGCGGGACCCGGTCTTCGTGCAGGAGCTCATCAGCCGCATCCGCGCGGCGCGCGCCTTCAGCTTCTTCGGCATGGGCGTGGCGGACTTCGTGACTGCCATCGAGTCCGCCGGCATCGCCGTCAACCCGGCCATCCGGGCGAACGTGGCGGGCAACCGCTTCCTCGGCGACAAGAGTACGACATTCACCATCAAGTCCGTGGGAGAGGCGGGGTCGGTCCAGAAGACCCTCACCGCCGTCATCCGCCTGGACGACGGGCTGGGAAAGCTCGTGTACTGGAGAGAGGAATAA
- a CDS encoding prepilin-type N-terminal cleavage/methylation domain-containing protein has translation MNRFAMRRGFTLLEVMIAVAITALMGAMVSMAFQTGFRAKEVVEEEADHYRMLRAAMNRMAREIGSAYVSDRYDLSRFRDQNDRPSNFIGESDKLTFTTFAHQRLYADVKESDQAVVEYSIQTSTETGARGRTDLIRRADPNVGDRMDRGGTTDVLFEGAKKIEFAYWDSQRKEWEDEWDTRRTEKKSILPTRVRITLTTLDENGKEVRYTTQTRVMLNTELPRF, from the coding sequence ATGAACCGCTTCGCGATGCGCCGGGGTTTCACGCTGCTGGAAGTCATGATCGCCGTGGCCATCACCGCGCTGATGGGCGCGATGGTGAGCATGGCCTTCCAGACGGGCTTTCGCGCCAAGGAGGTGGTGGAGGAGGAAGCGGACCACTACCGCATGCTGCGCGCCGCCATGAACCGCATGGCGCGGGAGATCGGCTCCGCGTACGTGAGCGACCGGTATGACCTGTCGCGCTTCCGCGACCAGAACGACCGGCCGAGCAACTTCATCGGCGAGTCGGACAAGCTGACCTTCACCACCTTCGCGCACCAGCGCCTGTACGCGGACGTGAAGGAGTCCGACCAGGCCGTGGTGGAGTACTCCATCCAGACGTCCACGGAGACGGGCGCGCGAGGACGCACGGACCTCATCCGCCGGGCGGACCCCAACGTGGGCGACCGGATGGACCGCGGCGGCACCACGGACGTGCTCTTCGAGGGCGCCAAGAAGATCGAGTTCGCCTACTGGGACAGCCAGCGCAAGGAGTGGGAGGACGAGTGGGACACGCGCCGCACGGAGAAGAAGTCCATCCTGCCCACGCGGGTGCGCATCACCCTCACCACCCTGGACGAGAACGGCAAGGAAGTGCGCTACACCACCCAGACCCGTGTGATGCTCAACACGGAACTGCCCAGGTTCTGA
- a CDS encoding prepilin-type N-terminal cleavage/methylation domain-containing protein, with protein MNRSRGFTLLETVVALAILALALMAIFDINSGAVANHAYSKKLTVATLLARSKMTDLEQKLYDEGFSNDDQEESGDFSEEGWDNFKWRAKIVAPRTDGVSPEQLIGAIFNLPIGTGGDLSGIASMFGGGGAGKDGKSGPSQTTANPMAGAAMGMAQPMFTQMVQQITQTVRELHLTVYWREGTQVESIDLVTHMVSLGPGSDRNGGFTPQNGSQPDSYNNAFVNPATGQVVSNPTIGPDGRRVDPATGQPLVPRPEYDRQRGSR; from the coding sequence ATGAATCGCTCGCGCGGCTTCACCCTGCTGGAGACGGTCGTGGCGCTCGCCATCCTGGCGCTCGCGCTCATGGCCATCTTCGACATCAACTCCGGCGCGGTGGCCAACCACGCCTACTCCAAGAAGCTCACCGTGGCCACGCTGCTGGCGCGCTCGAAGATGACGGACCTCGAGCAGAAGCTCTACGACGAGGGCTTCTCCAACGACGACCAGGAGGAGTCGGGTGACTTCTCCGAGGAGGGTTGGGACAACTTCAAGTGGCGCGCGAAGATCGTCGCCCCGCGCACCGACGGCGTGTCGCCCGAGCAGCTCATCGGCGCCATCTTCAACCTGCCCATCGGCACGGGCGGGGACCTGAGCGGCATCGCGTCCATGTTCGGCGGTGGCGGCGCTGGCAAGGATGGCAAGAGCGGCCCCTCGCAGACCACCGCCAACCCCATGGCGGGCGCGGCCATGGGCATGGCGCAGCCCATGTTCACGCAGATGGTGCAGCAGATCACCCAGACGGTGCGCGAGCTGCACCTCACGGTGTACTGGCGCGAGGGCACGCAGGTGGAGAGCATCGACCTGGTGACGCACATGGTGTCCCTGGGCCCGGGCTCGGACCGCAACGGCGGCTTCACGCCCCAGAACGGCAGCCAGCCCGACTCGTACAACAACGCGTTCGTGAACCCGGCCACGGGCCAGGTGGTCTCCAACCCCACCATCGGCCCGGATGGCCGCAGGGTGGACCCGGCGACCGGCCAGCCCCTGGTTCCGCGGCCGGAGTACGACAGACAGCGGGGGTCGCGCTGA
- a CDS encoding pilus assembly FimT family protein, with translation MKRRGMTLIEMSIALGIAAVLFAAVTVSVGSITGAKAKASAAELAGTIRSLYDTAALSGKTCRLVFELPDPRAEDGVTSYRAECAAGNVTTARDRDAMLREDDRALEDVRKGNAPRDTRRNFTRGSNGEPGLDELMAQEEGRVDNAARFAAFTSEEIKPQKLPAGVGVSVWTRQQKEAADQGVAYLYFFPQGFTEKAQVYVRQGDNVWTLVLSPLTGKVNIVGEALEVPRS, from the coding sequence ATGAAGCGGCGCGGCATGACGCTCATCGAGATGAGCATCGCGCTGGGCATCGCCGCGGTGCTCTTCGCCGCCGTGACGGTGTCCGTGGGCTCCATCACCGGCGCCAAGGCGAAGGCCTCCGCGGCCGAGCTCGCGGGCACCATCCGCTCGCTCTACGACACCGCCGCGCTCAGCGGCAAGACGTGCCGGCTCGTGTTCGAGCTGCCGGACCCCCGCGCGGAGGACGGCGTCACGAGCTACCGCGCCGAGTGCGCCGCCGGCAACGTCACCACCGCGCGAGACCGCGACGCGATGCTGCGCGAGGACGACCGTGCCCTGGAGGATGTGCGCAAGGGCAACGCGCCCCGGGACACGCGCCGCAACTTCACGCGCGGCAGCAATGGCGAGCCTGGCCTGGACGAGCTGATGGCGCAGGAGGAGGGCCGGGTGGACAACGCCGCGCGCTTCGCCGCCTTCACCTCCGAGGAGATCAAGCCCCAGAAGCTGCCGGCCGGGGTGGGCGTGTCCGTGTGGACGCGCCAGCAGAAGGAGGCCGCCGATCAGGGCGTGGCCTACCTCTACTTCTTCCCCCAGGGCTTCACGGAGAAGGCCCAGGTCTACGTGCGCCAGGGCGACAACGTCTGGACGCTCGTGCTCTCGCCGCTCACCGGCAAGGTGAACATCGTCGGCGAGGCGCTGGAGGTTCCCCGCTCATGA
- a CDS encoding type II secretion system protein GspG, protein MTPEHAAPHPPRTEPVARPSRKGRFIVAGVILAATAGAFGIARLTFDTSLSPLQRQARAEIRSLEGYFKSFHRITGRFPSQAENFYPLLQVGLIQEIPTDPWGRTYQYRMSDRGNGYIMTYGSDGVRGGEGEAADLVSGGVLRNTEQGSEARVQDGTP, encoded by the coding sequence ATGACGCCCGAACACGCCGCCCCCCACCCTCCGCGCACCGAGCCCGTGGCCCGTCCCTCGCGCAAGGGGCGTTTCATCGTGGCGGGCGTCATCCTCGCGGCCACGGCGGGCGCCTTCGGCATCGCCCGGCTCACGTTCGACACCTCGCTCAGCCCGCTGCAGCGCCAGGCGCGCGCGGAGATCCGCAGCCTGGAGGGCTACTTCAAGTCCTTCCACCGCATCACCGGGCGCTTTCCCTCGCAGGCGGAGAACTTCTATCCGCTCCTGCAGGTGGGGCTCATCCAGGAGATCCCGACGGATCCCTGGGGGCGGACGTACCAGTACCGCATGAGCGACCGGGGCAACGGCTACATCATGACGTACGGCTCGGACGGCGTGCGCGGGGGCGAGGGCGAGGCGGCGGACCTGGTGAGCGGCGGCGTCCTGCGCAACACCGAGCAGGGCTCCGAGGCCCGGGTCCAGGACGGCACGCCATGA
- the gspG gene encoding type II secretion system major pseudopilin GspG: MHMSDKKTKQLRRRRGMTLIEIMVVITILGLIMAAVGVSVIPKLEEAKQDTARMDIKTIQNAMKLYYTKKGKYPDTGTGLKALVDTNNLEKIPVDPWGNEYIYMNEGGKPVITSYGADGTVGGEGPDGDISSRDTAAQK; the protein is encoded by the coding sequence ATGCACATGAGCGACAAGAAGACGAAGCAGCTGCGCCGCCGCCGCGGCATGACCCTCATCGAGATCATGGTGGTCATCACCATCCTCGGCCTGATCATGGCCGCGGTGGGCGTGTCCGTGATTCCCAAGCTGGAAGAGGCCAAGCAGGACACGGCCCGCATGGACATCAAGACCATCCAGAACGCGATGAAGCTCTACTACACCAAGAAGGGCAAGTACCCGGACACGGGCACGGGCCTCAAGGCGCTGGTGGACACGAACAACCTGGAGAAGATCCCGGTCGATCCGTGGGGCAACGAGTACATCTACATGAACGAGGGCGGCAAGCCGGTCATCACGTCCTACGGCGCGGACGGCACCGTGGGCGGCGAGGGTCCCGACGGGGACATCTCGTCGCGCGACACCGCGGCCCAGAAGTAG